Proteins encoded together in one Thermococcus celericrescens window:
- the dph5 gene encoding diphthine synthase: MAIYFIGLGLYDERDTTLKGLETARKCDLVFAEFYTSLLAGTTLDRVEELIGKPIRRLSREEVELHFERIVLSEAKEKDVAFLTAGDPMVATTHSDLRIRAKELGIESYVIHAPSIYSAIAITGLQIYKFGKSATVAYPEKNWFPTSHYDVIRENMERNLHTMLFLDIKAEQNRYMTANEAMEILLQVEEMKKENVFTPDTLVVVLARAGSLNPTLRAGYVRDMIKEDFGRQPHVMVVPGRLHIVEAEYLVAFAGAPKEILDGI; this comes from the coding sequence ATGGCGATATACTTCATAGGGCTTGGCCTTTACGACGAGAGGGACACCACGCTCAAAGGGCTTGAAACCGCCAGAAAATGCGACCTGGTCTTTGCCGAGTTCTACACGTCCCTTCTGGCCGGAACAACGCTGGACAGGGTTGAGGAGCTCATCGGAAAGCCCATAAGAAGGCTCAGCAGGGAGGAGGTTGAGCTTCACTTCGAGCGCATCGTGCTGAGCGAGGCCAAGGAGAAAGACGTGGCCTTTCTGACCGCCGGCGATCCGATGGTGGCGACGACGCACTCCGACCTCAGGATAAGGGCCAAGGAGCTCGGAATCGAGAGCTACGTCATCCACGCTCCGAGCATCTACTCGGCGATAGCGATAACCGGACTGCAGATATACAAGTTCGGCAAGAGCGCAACCGTCGCTTATCCCGAGAAGAACTGGTTTCCGACGAGCCACTACGACGTGATAAGGGAGAACATGGAAAGAAACCTGCACACGATGCTCTTCCTTGACATAAAGGCCGAGCAGAACCGCTACATGACGGCCAACGAGGCGATGGAAATACTGCTCCAAGTAGAGGAGATGAAGAAAGAAAACGTCTTCACCCCAGACACGCTGGTCGTGGTTTTGGCGAGGGCTGGCTCCCTGAACCCAACGCTCAGGGCCGGCTACGTTCGGGACATGATCAAGGAGGACTTCGGAAGGCAGCCCCACGTGATGGTCGTTCCGGGTAGGCTCCACATAGTGGAGGCGGAGTACCTGGTGGCCTTCGCGGGGGCCCCGAAAGAGATACTCGACGGAATCTAG